The following is a genomic window from Perognathus longimembris pacificus isolate PPM17 chromosome 20, ASM2315922v1, whole genome shotgun sequence.
tggctcacacctgtaatcctagctaccagggagacagacaggacaAAAATCATGAAAACTCAAGCAATACAAGGGCCAGGAacatgactcaaggggtagagcacctgcctagcaattaAGAGGGCCTGGGCTCAATGCTCAGTATGGCAAAGCAAGCCAAATAATTCCTTACTTAATAAATTAATGGTGAGTTTCTGAGGGAACTTCCCAGGGGTGCCCAGGCTTGTTGCATGGATTCAGAGTGTTTGATCCTAGTAGTGGAAATGATAGATACTTCACCCCACGCCCTCGCCTCtcagcctccagcctcctcctcttGATTCCTGACTTCTCATTCGGGCTCCTCCAGCCTCCTCTCCTCCTGATCTCATCCTCCACTCTAGCCTGCCCCCTGCATAATCCCGGCTCAGTCCTGGAGCTCCCCAGCCTCTCTGGGCTCCTGCACAAGGTCCCAGGCCACAGACTGGCcttgttttcttcctcccttaGCCACATCCCTGTGCTCCTCTCTCTGAACCCTGGCCTTTCTGGGGCCCCACCTCTGGGCCTGCCTCACCCTCCCCGCCCTGGACCTCTTGTCTGCGTATCTGCTCCACTCCCAGGGCAAAAGGCACTGGGTGACCAGGCTCACCTCATCCTGTCCCTGGGTTGTGCCAAGAGCACTCTGTTTTCCTAATTGGTTCACAGGTGCAGATGGGGTGGAGGATTGGGTTGAGGATGGGGGGATCAGTCGTGGGGGCTGGGTGGTCCTGAGGGTGGGTGGGATGCACCAGGGGTGGTGGGGGCTGGGTTAGTCCTGGGTGGGTGGGGTCAGTGTTCATGGTGGGGAGGTCTTAGTCAGTGGGGGGGCTGCATGGTCTCACAGGGGTTAGTCAGGATGCAGGGAGAGTCAGGGGGAGCATGGTGGGAGGGGGCTACTTACCCCGGGGAGGGGTTGGTCCACTAGGGGGCTATCCAGGCCGCAGCGTTGGCGTTGAGGTCGGGTAAGAAGCTCGGGGGGGCTGGCTTATGCCAGtctggggggggcagtgggggagCACcggtggctgggggtggggaagaggccaAGGGTGGGGTTGGGTGGGGGAAATGGAGATGAAATAAAGACAGGTGAAGGGTCAGTGGCGGGGTGGGAAGTGGGTGAGGTATGGGCTGAAGGAAGGGGAGCCCagcacccccatccccccaccctctcctctctcccctggacaggggagagagggagagtccCACGGGGGCCCCTGGAGGCCCCCTCACCTTTCCGGATGGAGCCATCAGGCGATGGGGCGTAGTCAgtgaggaggaagcaggcccggTCTCGGCTGTAGCGGCCCCGGCTCCCAGGCGTGATGGGGCTCTTGTCCTCTGGGGACATGGCGGGCTGGTCTATGGCAGGACAGTCCTCATGGGCCAGCGCAGCTGCTGCAGGATCCCCATTGGGGCGGGGGTCTGCAGCCCCAAAGGTCAGACCCAGAcacaaaggagagagggagggaggcaagtcACCAAGGGTGAGGGCAGGCTGGGTGTGGgtgcatgactgtaatcccagctacaggggagacagaggcagaaggagctccaggtccaggccaggctgggcggttagcaagaccctatctcggaaggaaggaagggagggagggagggagggagggagggagggagggagggagggccagacAGAtaggacatggctcaaatggtagggtgcttgcctggcatgagaGAGACCCTAGGTTcagccccccaaaataaaaccaTAAGAAGATCCTGTGGTAGGGCTTTGGCAAGCAAAGGGAAGAGGGTGTAAGTGGGGGTGCTTGTTGGTTCTGGGGAGGGGAGATTGTTGGGGAAGGGCTGGGTGTGGACAGAAAGTCTGGTACTCGGCCTAGGCGCAATCACAGGCTGTGCtgggggctgggtgggtgggcagtgggcacagGAGGACTGGAGGAGGGCTGTGCTGTCCTGGGGGCTGAGTGGGCAGTGGGCACAGGAAGAttggaggagggcttgctgggtgggtgggcagtgggcacagGAGGATTGGAGGAGGGCTGTGCTGTCCTGGGGGCTGAGTGGGCAGCGGGTGCAGGAGGAttggaggagggcttgctgggtGGGTGGGCAATGGGCACAGGAGGACGGCTGTGCTGGGTGGGTGGGCAGTGGGTGCAGGAGGAttggaggagggcttgctgggtgggtgggcagtgggcacagGAGGATTGGAGGAGGGCTGTGCTGTCCTGGGGGCTGAGTGGGCAGCGGGTGCAGGAGGATTGGAGGAGGGCTGTGCTGTGCTGGGTGGGTGGGCAGCGGGTGCAGGAAGAttggaggagggcttgctgggtGGGTGGGCAATGGGCACAGGAGGACGGCTGTGCTGGGTGGGTGGGCAGTGGGTGCAGGAGGAttggaggagggcttgctgggtgggtgggcagtgggcacagGAGGATTGGAGGAGGGCTGTGCTGTCCTGGGGGCTGAGTGGGCAGCGGGTGCAGGAGGATTGGAGGAGGGCTGTGCTGTGCTGGGTGGGTGGGCAGTGGGTGCAGGAGGAttggaggagggcttgctgggcGGTGGGCAGTGGGTGCAGGAGGACGGCTGTGCTGGGTGGGTGGACAGTGGTCGCAGGAGGAttggaggagggcttgctggggGCTGGATGGGTGGCAGATGGAAGTGAAACTGGCATGACCGGGGCAAGGTGCTGGGGTTTGGGATGTGATGGGTTGGCAGCGGTGCTTAGGGGCAGGTGGGGGCAGATAGGGAGgtgctggaggagggaggggcatgCAGGTGTCCCCCAGGCTCTGACTTGAGCTATTTTTACTGGTGTGAAACTGGATCAGTGGCCAAGGGAGTGAGATGGAGGCTGGCTGGCCCAGCTCCTTTGCTTGACCTACTtaaggcctgggggtggggccaTGTCCCCCCATTGCCACCCAAATTACTACCCGTGAGCTACAGACCACCCCACAGCCAAACCTCGTCCCTCTGGTCTCATCTCCTTTCAGCAACATGTGCAGTTCTCATCCCATTCGCTCTGCAGGGCCCACCATGCTGTGGGTCCAGGCTGCCCCTGGCCTGTGACTCTTCTTTCCCCAGGGCCTTGACTCTTAGTCTTCACGTGTCCTTCTGGCTGGCCACACTACTCACCCTCTGACCACCGCCCCTCAGTCTCGTCTCCCTCACCACGCTCCTTCTGCTCTAGGTGACTTCCTGCTGGAGATGGGCCATGCCCTCTGGTGCCCCGGCTGCCCTCTGGGCTCTCAACTCGGTGCCAGGAGCTGCTAAGGTCGCCAGCCCCTACCTCTGGATGCCTGGGGCCACGTGAGTCCCTCCCAGCAAACATTCATGACTCTGCCTCCCACTGCCTCTGCCTCAGTGGCCCCTGGGATGAGCTTGGCTCCAAGTCTCCCTCAAACCCTCCTGCATGGAAAACTCAGGTCTCAGCATGCGTGCATCTCTTTTCTGGCTATCACCAATCTGGACGCCATTTTCCCCTCTGTCACCAACCACCCCAGTCTCCCTGAACCTCACCCCCCATCTTCCCACCCCTCTCCTGAGTATCAACCTGTCCCTTCCCGACCCCCAAATCCCCAGCCTCACCTGCCCTGTTGATTTCAATCACTTCTTCCTGAGCCAGGGGACAGGGTTCACCAGGAGCTGGCAGTGGAGGTAGCCCCATGATGCCCagtccccccgcgccccccctgaGCAGCCCAGggtgtgtgtgaggccctggaggGTAGGCCCCGGCCACAGTGACCCCCATGGAGGGCGGggtgatggggggcggggggctgaggCTGCCGCTGCCGTGGTGTGGGGGCGGCGGTGGCGGGGGTGGCGGGTCTGGCTTGCAGTAGTTGGGTGAGCCGGGCTGTGGCGGGCGAGGGAtgtgtttgttctttttcttgggCAGCTTCTGCTTGGCCATGGCCAGCGAGTAGTACATGCCAAAGTTGTTGACGATGACGGGCACCGGCATGGCAATGGTCAGCACCCCCGCCAGGGCGCAGAGCGCCCCGACCAGCATCCCTGACCACGTCTTGGGGTACATGTCCCCATAGCCCAGGGTTGTCATGGTGACCACGGCCCACCAGAAGCCGATGGGGATGTTCTTGAAGTAGGTGTGGTTCGACCCCAGGATATCATCGGGGTCGGCGCCAATGCGCTCGGCGTAGTAGATCATGGTGGCAAAGATGAGGACGCCCAGGGCCAGGAAGATGATGAGAAGCAAAAACTCGTTGGTGCTGGCGCGGAGCGTGTGGCCCAGCACGCGCAGCCCCACGAAGTGCCGGGTGAGCTTGAAGATCCGCAGGATGCGGACAAAGCGGACGACGCGCAGAAAGCCCAGCACGTCCTTGGCGGCCTTAGAGCTGAGGCCGGACAGGCCGACCTCCAGGTAGAAGGGGAGGATGGCCACGCAGTCGATGATGTTGAGGCTGCTCTTGAGGAACTCCACCTTGTCCGGGCAGAAGGTGATCCGCATGAGGAACTCGAAGGTGAACCACACCACGCACACGCCCTCCACATAGGTGAGGAAGGGCTCCGTCTCCACCTCCACATTGGTGATGTTTTCTGGGGGAGCCCCCGGGATGGGTGAGGCCTGTGTCACCGTCTTGTTGCTGATGTGGATGAAACCCTCGTGGGTCTCCAGGCAGAAGGTGGTGATGGAGATGAGGATGAAGAACAGCGAGGCGAAGGCCACATACTGCACACGGGCGGAGAGAAAGAGATGACCCAGGCATCCGGTCCACCAGCATCTAAGATCCACCCCATGCCCCTGCCCCCAACCTTCTGGGAGAGGCCCCAGGCAATGCGGGTGTGCCAACCCCCAGTCACAAAAACAGTCTGTGGGTCAATGGCTAAGCCCCCCTTCCCGGGCTCCCCAAAGCAGAAAGGCAGGTTTGGAAGGTAGATCTCATTGCCACTCTCCCGAAGGTTCTGTCTTTGAGCTCCCAAGCAGGATGGAGGGCAGACTAAGACCACACAACCTCCAGCTCCCCAAAGTGGCTCAGCTTAGCAATAGGGGAAGGAACAGGGGACAGGGCAGTTAGACAGACAAAACCATGATTTGGTGATGGGACCAGGCTTCTAACCTGCCAAACTTGGGCAGAGTTCACACTCTCTAagcctctatctatctatcatgattgtggccagttgccagtggctcatgcctataaccctagttactcaggaggatgagacctggaggatggcagtttgaagccaaccaagagCAGAAGAGCCGGAAAAACTGAAAgacctcatctccaaataactagcaaaacaccAGATTAGAGGTATCACTCAAGTCacacaccaaccttgagcaaaaaaaaaaaaagaaagtaaaaaaaaagaaaaaaagccaggcaagacctTTAGGTGGCACAAAGTTCTGAGTGCAAAGGCCAGTATgggcacgtgtgcacgcacaccccACAGTAGTATTGTGAGGCTTAGGTTTTGTTAACTTGGCCCAACATGAaaaggcctgggctggcctggggtaGGGGACATGAGCTGGTGGGGACCGTCGGGAGTGGGCCGAGGTGGGCCAGAGGTTAAGGATCTCCCTGTTAGTGAATGGCTTCTGGGAGGGGAGCAAGCTGGATGAGGCCCCTGGGCCAGGCTGTGGCAGCAAGGCCACCACTCTGCTAAGGGAGAATGCtgtggagagggaagggggtAGAGAAGAGGTATGAGAGGGGTCCAGATATGGGGGCCGGGTGGAGAACCGGTGTTGCTACAAGGGCTGGGGGGGATGGCATTTTGAagagggacagggtccaggcctggGAAGAGGAAGGCTTACGAGTGAAGGCCCGCGGCTGCCCGCGGAACACAGctaggtggggaggaggagggacagagggtcAGAGCCTGAGTGAAGGGGGGCAGGTATGGAAGAAAGACTCGGGGTGGGGAGCTGGCTTTTGGTCCCGGGTGCAGCCCTGACAAGGGGGCCAGGGGTTTCTGGATGTCCGAGTTAGCCGGGTGGGGTCCAGTTGGGGCTCCCTCTGCAGCCCTCCGGGTTCTCCGCAGTgctgcccgcgccccgccccctcctccgcgCGGCGCGGCTGCGGCACCGCAgtgggggcgggccgggggcggggcgcgggcagcACCGTGGACAGCGCCCGCCGCAGTGCGCAGCCGCAGTGGCCGCGCGTCTACTCCGCCAGGTCCGCTGGGCCGCGCGCAGCCGCAGAGCCGCCGTGTCCCGGCAGCAGGCCGCGGGCCAGGGCCGCCTTAACTCCTTCCCTCCCAGCGCACCGGGTAAGGGACGGTGGGCATCCGATGCGGGGCACGGCTGCGGGGCTGGACGGCGTCCGGCTGGTGtaccccttccctgcccctccccgacAAGAAGGATGGGAGATTAGGAGTAAGGAGAGAGGGACCGGGGACTGGACCTCCATTCGGCGCTGCCCAGAGCTCCCAGCTGTCAAGCCACCTCACTGGGAGGGTGGCGAGTGCTTGACACactcaagaaataaaaacacctaTTGTGCATTACCTAAAGGACCCCCTTAGCTATCCCGGACACCCAGCCTGACCGACACATAAGgaccccatcttcctcctccccctcactcAGCACCCCGCAATGGGGTCACTGCAGGGAGAGGCGccccaggccggggggggggcggttgtgTGTGGAGAGGCCGCTGTGTGTCTGAGAGGGCATCTAGGGCCATGTCCCTTCCgcacctcttcctcctcacctccCCCCACTCATCCCAAAATCTCGCTAACTCAGCTCTTCCCAGAGATCTAACTTCACGCAGTGCCCCGGGgggcccccccttcctcccctggcGCGGACGCAGCACTGCGGCTCCGCGTCCTTTCCGGCCCAGGACGCGGCacgatgggggggagggggcccaacCAGCTCCTTGGGGGTGTTTGGACCTCTGGGAGACTACAGGGGACCCCCAAGATCGCGCTTATTTCCCCCTCTTCTCAGTCTCCTTACTTTTTCCTACTCACCCTCACTCTGGGGGCTCACTGACAAGGAAgaagttgggggggagggaggaggataaCACACAGCCTAGGAAGTTTCTGAGGTCTCAGAAACTTTTAAATGGAGATGGAGATAccttttttgcggggggggggaggcggggtggAGAATGTGGACTTTTGAAGGGTGTAGGCCTGGAGAAGACATGAGACTAGGCAGGGTGGGCTCTTTCCCCCAGGTGGAGGTGAGGTCAGAGGACCGCTGTTCTGGGCTTTGGAAATGGGGGGAGCttgaggagggctgggggaggggacacgGGGCAGGTAGAAAGATACTCAGAAAGGGCAGAAAGGATTGAAGCTATTTTAAGATGTTTTTGAGATAATGActtggaagggaggtgggggggtccCAAGGTTTCAGGTGACATAAAGTTTGGGAGGAGGACAGAGAGTAGCTTGACAGACTTGGAAAAGAGACGTGGAGTTGTGGAATGGGTCGGGGCTCCAGAGTATGGTGGGGTGTGCAATAGAATGGATAGCAGAAGGGAGCTTCCTCTATGTGAGGACCATGTGCTCTGCAGGACATACTGGATTCTGGAGGAAAGGAGTGGGACAGGGGTGTAGGACTGTTTTGGAAATATAAGGAGTGTGAAGGGCTTGTGGGG
Proteins encoded in this region:
- the Kcnc3 gene encoding potassium voltage-gated channel subfamily C member 3 isoform X3; translation: MLSSVCVSSFRGRQGASKQQPAPPPQPPESPPPSPQQLEPQPQSPEQPGPAASPAGPPAPRGPGGRHAEPCPGLPAAAMGRHGGGGGDSGKIVINVGGVRHETYRSTLRTLPGTRLAGLTEPEAAARFDYDPGADEFFFDRHPGVFAYVLNYYRTGKLHCPADVCGPLFEEELGFWGIDETDVEACCWMTYRQHRDAEEALDSFEAPDSSGSANAGGAAGAGDAGLDDEAGAGGGGLDGAGGELKRLCFQDAGGAGGPPGGAGGAGGTWWRRWQPRVWALFEDPYSSRAARYVAFASLFFILISITTFCLETHEGFIHISNKTVTQASPIPGAPPENITNVEVETEPFLTYVEGVCVVWFTFEFLMRITFCPDKVEFLKSSLNIIDCVAILPFYLEVGLSGLSSKAAKDVLGFLRVVRFVRILRIFKLTRHFVGLRVLGHTLRASTNEFLLLIIFLALGVLIFATMIYYAERIGADPDDILGSNHTYFKNIPIGFWWAVVTMTTLGYGDMYPKTWSGMLVGALCALAGVLTIAMPVPVIVNNFGMYYSLAMAKQKLPKKKNKHIPRPPQPGSPNYCKPDPPPPPPPPPHHGSGSLSPPPPITPPSMGVTVAGAYPPGPHTHPGLLRGGAGGLGIMGLPPLPAPGEPCPLAQEEVIEINRADPRPNGDPAAAALAHEDCPAIDQPAMSPEDKSPITPGSRGRYSRDRACFLLTDYAPSPDGSIRKALVTA
- the Kcnc3 gene encoding potassium voltage-gated channel subfamily C member 3 isoform X1, with protein sequence MLSSVCVSSFRGRQGASKQQPAPPPQPPESPPPSPQQLEPQPQSPEQPGPAASPAGPPAPRGPGGRHAEPCPGLPAAAMGRHGGGGGDSGKIVINVGGVRHETYRSTLRTLPGTRLAGLTEPEAAARFDYDPGADEFFFDRHPGVFAYVLNYYRTGKLHCPADVCGPLFEEELGFWGIDETDVEACCWMTYRQHRDAEEALDSFEAPDSSGSANAGGAAGAGDAGLDDEAGAGGGGLDGAGGELKRLCFQDAGGAGGPPGGAGGAGGTWWRRWQPRVWALFEDPYSSRAARYVAFASLFFILISITTFCLETHEGFIHISNKTVTQASPIPGAPPENITNVEVETEPFLTYVEGVCVVWFTFEFLMRITFCPDKVEFLKSSLNIIDCVAILPFYLEVGLSGLSSKAAKDVLGFLRVVRFVRILRIFKLTRHFVGLRVLGHTLRASTNEFLLLIIFLALGVLIFATMIYYAERIGADPDDILGSNHTYFKNIPIGFWWAVVTMTTLGYGDMYPKTWSGMLVGALCALAGVLTIAMPVPVIVNNFGMYYSLAMAKQKLPKKKNKHIPRPPQPGSPNYCKPDPPPPPPPPPHHGSGSLSPPPPITPPSMGVTVAGAYPPGPHTHPGLLRGGAGGLGIMGLPPLPAPGEPCPLAQEEVIEINRADPRPNGDPAAAALAHEDCPAIDQPAMSPEDKSPITPGSRGRYSRDRACFLLTDYAPSPDGSIRKATGAPPLPPPDWHKPAPPSFLPDLNANAAAWIAP
- the Kcnc3 gene encoding potassium voltage-gated channel subfamily C member 3 isoform X2, translating into MLSSVCVSSFRGRQGASKQQPAPPPQPPESPPPSPQQLEPQPQSPEQPGPAASPAGPPAPRGPGGRHAEPCPGLPAAAMGRHGGGGGDSGKIVINVGGVRHETYRSTLRTLPGTRLAGLTEPEAAARFDYDPGADEFFFDRHPGVFAYVLNYYRTGKLHCPADVCGPLFEEELGFWGIDETDVEACCWMTYRQHRDAEEALDSFEAPDSSGSANAGGAAGAGDAGLDDEAGAGGGGLDGAGGELKRLCFQDAGGAGGPPGGAGGAGGTWWRRWQPRVWALFEDPYSSRAARYVAFASLFFILISITTFCLETHEGFIHISNKTVTQASPIPGAPPENITNVEVETEPFLTYVEGVCVVWFTFEFLMRITFCPDKVEFLKSSLNIIDCVAILPFYLEVGLSGLSSKAAKDVLGFLRVVRFVRILRIFKLTRHFVGLRVLGHTLRASTNEFLLLIIFLALGVLIFATMIYYAERIGADPDDILGSNHTYFKNIPIGFWWAVVTMTTLGYGDMYPKTWSGMLVGALCALAGVLTIAMPVPVIVNNFGMYYSLAMAKQKLPKKKNKHIPRPPQPGSPNYCKPDPPPPPPPPPHHGSGSLSPPPPITPPSMGVTVAGAYPPGPHTHPGLLRGGAGGLGIMGLPPLPAPGEPCPLAQEEVIEINRADPRPNGDPAAAALAHEDCPAIDQPAMSPEDKSPITPGSRGRYSRDRACFLLTDYAPSPDGSIRKDWHKPAPPSFLPDLNANAAAWIAP